A genomic segment from Alteribacillus bidgolensis encodes:
- a CDS encoding ACP S-malonyltransferase, with translation MSIAFLCPGQGSQQPGMLHQLPNHPQVQKTMNDAEDLLKKDVFSLDTEKEFQSTAAVQISLFLWSIAMYRVFQAEGVKPDMAAGHSVGAFSAAVIAESLSFKEALELVRNRGKWMEEAHPSGYGMGVVTGLSYNQIKRLLKKQDPNKTVYLANLNADDQFTISGSEKALDDFLKSASNEGARKAELLDVTVPSHCKLMRAVTEKMRQYLNEISFLPPKIPYAGNAKARAFFDAESIKEDLAESISKPVYWNETVHLYYERGARLFVELSPQAVLSDLVNKTFSEARAISVSNGLENCLLLMERYNWKS, from the coding sequence GTGAGTATTGCCTTTTTATGTCCAGGCCAGGGATCCCAGCAGCCTGGTATGCTTCATCAGCTACCTAATCATCCGCAGGTCCAAAAAACAATGAACGATGCGGAAGATCTTCTAAAAAAAGATGTGTTTTCGTTAGATACTGAAAAAGAATTTCAGTCAACAGCAGCCGTTCAGATCTCGCTTTTTCTTTGGAGCATCGCAATGTATCGAGTGTTTCAAGCTGAAGGAGTCAAGCCCGATATGGCTGCAGGTCATTCTGTTGGTGCTTTCAGTGCAGCGGTTATTGCCGAATCGTTATCCTTTAAAGAAGCTTTAGAGCTTGTAAGAAACAGGGGGAAGTGGATGGAGGAGGCACATCCATCTGGCTATGGAATGGGTGTCGTTACAGGGCTTTCTTACAATCAAATAAAAAGGCTGTTGAAAAAGCAAGATCCCAACAAAACAGTTTATTTAGCTAACCTTAATGCCGATGATCAATTTACGATATCAGGCTCTGAAAAAGCACTGGACGACTTTTTGAAATCAGCTTCAAATGAGGGAGCAAGAAAAGCAGAACTGCTGGATGTTACGGTTCCATCTCATTGTAAGTTAATGAGGGCTGTGACAGAAAAAATGAGACAATATCTAAATGAAATATCTTTTCTTCCGCCAAAAATTCCTTATGCAGGCAATGCAAAAGCAAGAGCTTTTTTCGATGCAGAAAGTATAAAAGAGGACCTTGCTGAAAGTATATCCAAACCTGTTTACTGGAATGAAACTGTTCATCTCTATTATGAAAGAGGAGCGCGGCTGTTTGTTGAACTTTCTCCGCAAGCCGTTCTTTCTGACTTGGTAAATAAGACATTTTCCGAGGCCCGCGCTATATCAGTAAGCAATGGTTTAGAAAACTGTCTTTTGCTAATGGAGAGATATAACTGGAAGTCATAA
- the mdcA gene encoding malonate decarboxylase subunit alpha, with the protein MNPIQVQKEKTRSWTTRRDAKRERKDGLSGITDGKVIPTENIVDVLETLIKPGDRVVLEGDNQKQASFLSQALSRVNPEKIKRLHMIMSSVSRPEHLDLFEKNIAERVDFAFSGPQSLRVAQMLEDEKLIIGGIHTYIELYGRLFIDLIPKVALVAADKADSQGNLYTGANTEETPTLVEAAAFRDGIVIAQVNEITEELPRVDIPGSWVDYIVEADKPYQLEPLFTRDPRHISEIQILMAMMTIRGVYEKHKVQSLNHGIGFNTAAIELLLPTFAEKLGLKGEICKHWALNPHPSLIPAIESGWIESIHCFGGEVGMEKYIEARPDVFFTGPDGSLRSNRTLSQLAGQYAVDLFVGSTLQMDRDGNSSTVTSGRLAGFGGAPNMGHDPGGRRHSTPAWLNMINSDEPLARGKKLVVQMVETFQSGNQPVFVESLDAVEVGKEAKLDTAPVMIYGSDVTHLVTEEGIAYLYKTDSMEEKRAAIASVAGVTPIGLERNAKRAEQLRRDGIIALPEDLKIRRTDAKRSLLAAKSVEELVDWSGGLYEPPAKFRSW; encoded by the coding sequence ATGAATCCTATACAGGTACAAAAAGAGAAAACTCGTTCTTGGACTACTAGAAGAGATGCAAAGCGTGAAAGAAAAGATGGGCTTTCAGGCATAACAGATGGAAAAGTAATTCCGACCGAAAACATTGTAGATGTGCTCGAAACCTTAATTAAACCGGGTGATAGGGTAGTGTTGGAGGGGGACAATCAGAAGCAGGCGTCCTTTTTATCACAAGCTCTTTCTAGGGTTAATCCAGAAAAAATCAAACGTTTACACATGATAATGTCGAGTGTCTCGCGACCGGAGCATTTAGATCTTTTCGAGAAGAACATAGCAGAAAGGGTAGATTTTGCATTCTCTGGTCCGCAAAGCCTTCGTGTAGCTCAGATGCTGGAAGATGAAAAACTGATCATCGGCGGTATTCATACTTATATTGAACTCTACGGAAGATTGTTTATTGATCTCATTCCTAAAGTGGCACTTGTAGCAGCGGATAAAGCAGACAGTCAAGGCAATCTATATACAGGGGCTAATACGGAGGAAACCCCAACGCTTGTAGAAGCAGCTGCTTTTAGAGACGGTATCGTCATTGCTCAAGTTAATGAAATAACAGAAGAATTACCACGAGTAGATATTCCGGGATCTTGGGTGGATTATATTGTAGAAGCAGATAAGCCATATCAATTGGAGCCTTTATTTACAAGAGATCCCCGTCATATTTCAGAGATTCAAATATTAATGGCAATGATGACAATTAGAGGGGTGTATGAAAAACATAAAGTTCAGTCTTTAAACCATGGGATTGGCTTTAATACGGCAGCTATTGAACTATTACTCCCTACCTTTGCTGAAAAACTAGGATTAAAAGGTGAGATATGCAAGCATTGGGCCCTTAATCCTCATCCGTCCTTAATTCCTGCCATTGAAAGCGGCTGGATTGAAAGCATTCACTGCTTTGGTGGAGAAGTCGGAATGGAAAAATATATTGAAGCAAGGCCTGATGTCTTTTTCACAGGTCCTGATGGAAGTCTTCGTTCGAATCGTACATTGTCCCAGCTAGCCGGTCAATATGCTGTTGATCTCTTTGTTGGTTCTACGCTTCAGATGGACCGCGACGGCAATTCATCCACTGTCACTTCCGGCAGATTAGCAGGGTTTGGCGGAGCCCCTAACATGGGACATGATCCAGGCGGAAGACGCCACTCTACACCTGCATGGCTAAACATGATAAATTCCGATGAGCCGCTAGCAAGAGGAAAGAAATTAGTTGTTCAAATGGTAGAAACATTCCAATCCGGCAATCAGCCTGTATTTGTTGAATCTCTTGACGCGGTTGAAGTTGGAAAAGAAGCTAAATTAGATACTGCCCCTGTCATGATTTATGGATCGGATGTGACTCATTTAGTAACCGAAGAAGGAATTGCTTATCTTTATAAAACAGACAGTATGGAAGAAAAACGGGCAGCGATTGCTTCTGTAGCAGGGGTAACACCTATTGGATTGGAACGGAATGCCAAACGGGCAGAACAGCTTAGAAGAGATGGGATTATTGCTTTGCCCGAAGATTTAAAGATACGTAGAACAGACGCTAAGCGTTCGTTATTGGCAGCAAAAAGTGTTGAAGAGTTAGTAGACTGGTCCGGCGGATTATATGAGCCCCCGGCGAAATTTAGAAGTTGGTAG
- a CDS encoding triphosphoribosyl-dephospho-CoA synthase, whose product MKWEEVSACSEELAETAAVSLIEEAALTPKPGLVDKNNTGAHTDLDYNLMALSAVSLKSTFKDIAKMSFNQPIDQSLREKIAVIGRHGEKAMLQATGGVNTHKGAIWALGLLTAAAASLNKSSMSAEDIALTAGELAQFQDRKASYQETNGSRVKQYYGTCGAKEEAQQGFPHVTLLALPVLYERRRKQIHEDEARLDALLSVMSSLDDSCLLHRGGKVALRTAKRKSLSILKAGGVSTFEGYIMLQELDTELIKKNASPGGSADMLAAALFLDHLITSPLHLSNVVKKEMTI is encoded by the coding sequence TTGAAGTGGGAAGAAGTATCAGCCTGCAGCGAGGAATTAGCAGAAACAGCTGCTGTTTCTTTAATAGAAGAAGCAGCATTAACCCCAAAACCAGGGCTTGTAGATAAAAATAACACCGGGGCTCATACCGACCTTGATTATAACCTCATGGCATTATCTGCTGTATCCTTAAAATCTACCTTTAAAGACATAGCTAAAATGTCTTTTAACCAGCCTATTGATCAGTCCTTAAGGGAAAAAATTGCTGTAATTGGGCGACACGGAGAAAAAGCAATGCTTCAAGCAACAGGAGGAGTCAACACGCATAAAGGAGCAATTTGGGCGCTTGGATTACTTACTGCAGCAGCAGCTTCACTAAATAAAAGTTCAATGAGCGCAGAAGACATTGCTCTTACGGCAGGGGAACTTGCTCAATTTCAAGACAGAAAAGCTTCTTATCAAGAAACCAACGGCTCAAGGGTAAAACAATATTACGGCACATGCGGGGCAAAAGAAGAAGCACAGCAGGGATTTCCGCATGTAACTTTGCTCGCTCTCCCCGTTTTGTATGAAAGAAGGAGAAAACAAATCCATGAAGATGAGGCAAGGCTTGATGCTCTTCTTTCTGTTATGTCTTCGCTCGATGATAGCTGTCTTCTTCACCGCGGAGGAAAAGTCGCCTTACGAACAGCAAAAAGAAAATCTCTTTCTATTTTAAAAGCAGGAGGGGTATCTACCTTTGAAGGTTATATTATGCTTCAAGAACTTGATACAGAGTTAATAAAGAAAAATGCTTCACCTGGAGGAAGCGCTGATATGTTAGCAGCCGCTTTATTTTTGGATCATCTAATTACATCACCGCTTCATTTGTCTAACGTTGTGAAAAAAGAAATGACCATTTAA
- a CDS encoding malonate decarboxylase subunit delta, which yields MDTLTFEFKTTEPIQNRAHVGVVGSGDLEILMEPVNEPYTKVEIRTNIQGFEKMWRLVLERFIQENDISAFIKVNDFGATPGVVRLRLEQALEVSQSEVKH from the coding sequence GTGGACACTTTAACGTTTGAATTTAAAACAACCGAACCCATTCAAAACAGGGCTCATGTAGGAGTTGTCGGTTCAGGGGATTTAGAGATACTAATGGAGCCTGTAAACGAACCTTATACTAAGGTAGAAATCAGAACAAATATCCAAGGATTTGAAAAAATGTGGAGACTAGTGCTAGAACGATTTATACAGGAGAATGATATTTCAGCATTTATAAAGGTGAATGATTTCGGAGCTACGCCAGGTGTAGTCCGGCTTCGACTAGAACAAGCATTGGAGGTGAGTCAGAGTGAAGTTAAACATTAA